The region CTGTCCAACTTCCTTCGCTGAACAAAACGGAGAATACATAAGAGAGTAATAAAGCGGGGAACATCACCCGAAAAATAATCCGGCGCGCTAGATGTGAGCCGAAAATACGCACGGTCAAGTCGGTGGCTAAGAAGATAAACGGAAAGCTGAGTGCCCCCCAAGTGGAATGCACACCAAAAATTTCAAAGGGAAATTGCACCAGATAATTGCTGGAAGCGATAATGAGAATATGGAATAAAACGAGCCAAAACAGGGCTTTTTTCTGTTGGGCTTGGGTAAATTGATACATGAATGGCTTTCGGAAACGGCTTTCAGACGGCCCGGGATGTAGGAAATCACCGGATTCTTCACACTTTTTATGCACAACAGTTTTTATTTTTTGTCTGAATGATTGTTTCGGGATTTTTGAGCGTTATCAAGAACCATACGGCTTTGCCTTGTTTTTCGGCATTCTTGACAACACTCGAAAATCCTCAAATGGGTCTTCGGGCAAAAAAGAAAAAGTGTAAACAACGCTAGGGTTTCCTACATCCCAGGCCGTCTGAAAAAACGATTTGATTTTAAAAATGGATTTAGTGCATGTCGTGTTCGAAGAGACGTTTTCGTGCCAGGCTTTCGAACTCGGTACCGGCTTTGCCGTAGTTGGCAAAAGGATGAATGGCAATGCCGCCGCGCGGGGTGAAATCGCCATAGACTTCGATATATTTCGGATCCATCAGCGCAATCAGGTCTTTCATGATGGTATTGACGCAGTCTTCATGAAAATCACCGTGATTACGGAAGCTAAATAAATAGAGTTTCAGCGATTTGCTTTCCACCATTTTAATATGTGGAATATAGCGGATATAGATGGTGGCGAAATCCGGCTGGCCGGTCATCGGGCACAGGCTGGTGAATTCCGGACAGATAAATTTGACGAAATAATCGTTTCCGGGGTGTTTGTTGTCGAATGCTTCTAAGATATTGGGAGCGTATTCGGTGGGGTATTGGGTGCGTTGGTTGCCCAATAGAGAAATACCGTTTAGCTCTTCGGTGTTACGGGACATTTTTGATTTCCTTAGTTTTTTAATGTGGGAGGTTTTCGAACCACGTAACCGTTTATTTTAATATAAAAATTTGTTTCTGTGGGGATTTAACTTCAAGTTGGCAGGGGAAAATGATGAAATAGTGGCACGTTCAATGAACTAAATATACTGATTGTGCTTCTAAACCAGAGCGTTTATATGGCAATTATGTTTCTTGAGGGATAGTGTTTTGTGTCATAGTCATGAATTTAAAATAAGATTATCGGTTATTATCGCAGCTAATCAGATGCAATATGCATAATGTGACCCGTTTGTAATTTGGGTAAACCGATTATCAGATTTTCATCGGAAAAATAATCAGCTGAATTAATATAGTGTTGGAAAGTAAGTATCTGCATATTGGGTAAATGAATATGTCATTATTCATTCTGCTTTATTCAAAACAAATTAGCCATCTGAATAAGAGAACATACAATGGGTTTTTCACAAGTTGAATTAGTTAATGCGTTGTGCTTGTTGTCAGGCCGACTGCCTGAATTTTCCGAGCATCAAACCCAAGCCGGAAGATTGCTGCGTGTTGTGACCGAGCGTTTAAGCAGCCATTTGAACGAGAGCTTGAAAGTTTTCGGTATTAATGAAAATTTATGGTTTGCCATGATGGCGATTTATGTCAGCCCGAATAGCGAAATTTTGCCGTCGCGTTTGAGCGATTTGATGGATTTGACCCGTACCAGCGCAACCCGTTTGTCGGATGAAATGGTGGAGCGCGGTTGGGTGGAGCGCCACATCAATCAGCAAGACCGTCGTCAGATTGTGTTAAAATTGACCGCTGAAGGCGAATTGTTTATCCAGAAAGTTTGGCCGCAAATTTCAAGCAAAAGCGGAGAAGCTTGGCAGGATTACACTAATGATGATTATGTGCAGCTGCAATATCTGCTGACCAAGCTGTTAAACCGTTTGGATGGTTGATGTGTCACGCTGACGGCTGCGAGACATGATAATGGAGTCGTTCATGAAATTCCGAATTGCCAAAACAGGCATGTGCATCATCGCAGCGGCAACGCTGGCCGCATGTGCTCAATTTGGCAAACAAGCACCGTTGGAGAACCCAACGGTGCATTCTTTATCGCAGGGCAACTCAGTGCTCGGCCAAAATGCTTGGTGGTTGCAATTACAGGATAAGAAACTCAACACACTGATTGCGCGTGCTATTCAGACATCGCCCGATTTGCGCATGGCAAAAGCCCGTTTTGAGCAGGCTCAAGCTCAGTTGGGTATAACCGGTGCTGCCGATAAGACCCAATTGGGTTTGGTGGGTAATGGCCTTGTCATGTATACGGCACCTAAACCG is a window of Neisseria yangbaofengii DNA encoding:
- a CDS encoding MarR family transcriptional regulator — protein: MGFSQVELVNALCLLSGRLPEFSEHQTQAGRLLRVVTERLSSHLNESLKVFGINENLWFAMMAIYVSPNSEILPSRLSDLMDLTRTSATRLSDEMVERGWVERHINQQDRRQIVLKLTAEGELFIQKVWPQISSKSGEAWQDYTNDDYVQLQYLLTKLLNRLDG
- the queF gene encoding preQ(1) synthase; translation: MSRNTEELNGISLLGNQRTQYPTEYAPNILEAFDNKHPGNDYFVKFICPEFTSLCPMTGQPDFATIYIRYIPHIKMVESKSLKLYLFSFRNHGDFHEDCVNTIMKDLIALMDPKYIEVYGDFTPRGGIAIHPFANYGKAGTEFESLARKRLFEHDMH